In a genomic window of Struthio camelus isolate bStrCam1 chromosome 16, bStrCam1.hap1, whole genome shotgun sequence:
- the RAD51D gene encoding DNA repair protein RAD51 homolog 4 isoform X1 has product MALLRAGLCPGLGAETIRLLGAGGVRTVVDFVSSDLEDIAQKCSLSYKALVAVRRVLLAQFSAFPANGADLYEELKSSTAILSTGIASLDKLLDSGLYTGEVTELMGAPGSGKTQVCLSIAASVSLGLKQHVLFLDSTGGFTASRLYQMLRARAEEEEEQLEALQRVQVARVFDVYEMLGALQELRDSLSQQVMSSMGPLKVVLIDSISAVIYPLLGGKQSEEILHPPPGLALMMQLARELKTLAREFSLTIVMTNQVTRDSSTGPLKPALGRSWSFVPSTRVLLESKEATWEKANTQRIASLAKSPRQPTGIQVELDIGNGDVQELSPTAPTEGL; this is encoded by the exons atGGCGCTGCTgcgggccgggctctgccccggcctcGGCGCGGAGACGATCCGGCTCCTCGGGGCGGGCGGCGTCCGGACGG TGGTGGACTTTGTATCGTCAGACCTGGAGGACATTGCTCAGAAGTGTTCCCTGTCTTACAAG GCTCTGGTTGCTGTGAGGCGCGTGCTCCTGGCCCAGTTCTCGGCCTTCCCTGCCAATGGAGCAGACCTCTATGAGGAGCTCAAGAGCTCCACGGCCATCTTGTCCACTGGGATTGCCAG TTTGGACAAGCTGCTGGACTCTGGGCTGTACACAGGGGAAGTGACAGAGCTCATGGGAGCGCCTGGCAGTGGGAAGACACAG GTGTGCCTCAGCATTGCAGCCAGTGTGTCTCTTGGCCTCAAGCAGCATGTCCTGTTTCTTGACTCCACGGGGGGATTCACAGCCTCCCGCCTCTACCAGATGCTTCGAGCccgggcagaggaagaggaagaacag TTGGAGGCTCTGCAGCGGGTTCAGGTGGCTCGAGTGTTTGATGTCTATGAAATGCTGGGTGCCTTGCAGGAGCTCCGGGACAGCCTCTCCCAGCAG GTGATGAGCTCCATGGGACCTCTCAAGGTTGTGCTGATAGACTCCATTTCAGCTGTGATTTACCCACTGCTGGGAGGCAAGCAGTCAGAGG AAATACTCCATCCTCCTCCAGGCTTGGCCCTCATGATGCAGCTGGCCAGGGAGCTGAAGACACTGGCCAGGGAGTTCAGCCTCACGATTGTG ATGACTAACCAGGTGACGAGGGACAGCAGCACTGGTCCCCTGAAGCCAGCCCTCGGTCGCTCCTGGAGCTTTGTGCCCAGCACCCGGGTGCTGCTCGAGAGCAAAGAGGCGACCTGGGAGAAGGCCAACACACAGCGCATTGCCTCCCTGGCAAAATCACCCCGGCAG CCAACAGGGATCCAGGTGGAGCTGGATATTGGAAATGGTGATGTGCAGGAGCTGAGCCCAACAGCACCCACAGAGGGGCTCTGA
- the RAD51D gene encoding DNA repair protein RAD51 homolog 4 isoform X2, whose product MALLRAGLCPGLGAETIRLLGAGGVRTVVDFVSSDLEDIAQKCSLSYKALVAVRRVLLAQFSAFPANGADLYEELKSSTAILSTGIASLDKLLDSGLYTGEVTELMGAPGSGKTQVCLSIAASVSLGLKQHVLFLDSTGGFTASRLYQMLRARAEEEEEQLEALQRVQVARVFDVYEMLGALQELRDSLSQQVMSSMGPLKVVLIDSISAVIYPLLGGKQSEGLALMMQLARELKTLAREFSLTIVMTNQVTRDSSTGPLKPALGRSWSFVPSTRVLLESKEATWEKANTQRIASLAKSPRQPTGIQVELDIGNGDVQELSPTAPTEGL is encoded by the exons atGGCGCTGCTgcgggccgggctctgccccggcctcGGCGCGGAGACGATCCGGCTCCTCGGGGCGGGCGGCGTCCGGACGG TGGTGGACTTTGTATCGTCAGACCTGGAGGACATTGCTCAGAAGTGTTCCCTGTCTTACAAG GCTCTGGTTGCTGTGAGGCGCGTGCTCCTGGCCCAGTTCTCGGCCTTCCCTGCCAATGGAGCAGACCTCTATGAGGAGCTCAAGAGCTCCACGGCCATCTTGTCCACTGGGATTGCCAG TTTGGACAAGCTGCTGGACTCTGGGCTGTACACAGGGGAAGTGACAGAGCTCATGGGAGCGCCTGGCAGTGGGAAGACACAG GTGTGCCTCAGCATTGCAGCCAGTGTGTCTCTTGGCCTCAAGCAGCATGTCCTGTTTCTTGACTCCACGGGGGGATTCACAGCCTCCCGCCTCTACCAGATGCTTCGAGCccgggcagaggaagaggaagaacag TTGGAGGCTCTGCAGCGGGTTCAGGTGGCTCGAGTGTTTGATGTCTATGAAATGCTGGGTGCCTTGCAGGAGCTCCGGGACAGCCTCTCCCAGCAG GTGATGAGCTCCATGGGACCTCTCAAGGTTGTGCTGATAGACTCCATTTCAGCTGTGATTTACCCACTGCTGGGAGGCAAGCAGTCAGAGG GCTTGGCCCTCATGATGCAGCTGGCCAGGGAGCTGAAGACACTGGCCAGGGAGTTCAGCCTCACGATTGTG ATGACTAACCAGGTGACGAGGGACAGCAGCACTGGTCCCCTGAAGCCAGCCCTCGGTCGCTCCTGGAGCTTTGTGCCCAGCACCCGGGTGCTGCTCGAGAGCAAAGAGGCGACCTGGGAGAAGGCCAACACACAGCGCATTGCCTCCCTGGCAAAATCACCCCGGCAG CCAACAGGGATCCAGGTGGAGCTGGATATTGGAAATGGTGATGTGCAGGAGCTGAGCCCAACAGCACCCACAGAGGGGCTCTGA